A window from Triticum aestivum cultivar Chinese Spring chromosome 6D, IWGSC CS RefSeq v2.1, whole genome shotgun sequence encodes these proteins:
- the LOC123142139 gene encoding uncharacterized protein (The sequence of the model RefSeq protein was modified relative to this genomic sequence to represent the inferred CDS: added 42 bases not found in genome assembly), which translates to MDVDGDGDGLCFPYDVLLHILRGLPCRALAESRRVCRAWRSIVDTHKLLLPHFFPRGSFPGIFTRNYGSNNESSFFAPPVPARSEHLLRGSHDGPVFQCPLFRHHKFSMLHYCNGLLLLEKDGNCYVCNPATIRCAELPPPMKEGRWWYHEFMFLAFDPAVSPHYEVFLLPRYSEEKIQPNKEVEQKEMHVHVRGVDEQDKVVSVLMISSQTNQWASREFVPGRCAPGPLYHMVTAPHPRHVRIWKSVEYWQGSLYVHCQNNIVMILRNLNGLYDMAQLPGKAYDDKEYLGLSELLDRSILASYDGGVRYVALDKFQLHVWRLTESAAGQIGWMLEHVADLTPYNHKVQQFMEPRVSWEAVESNKALLSLFEQCNLKEFVDDEEDDQSDTIDNSDSGTTDNSDRDTKDDEEGIHEADGFDGTTDDGDSHGSSDDACEHEDEDGDEDEDEEGEFKSEDGLKNSWDSDEDNFIDLDESVAHLGDKEYGRYRIIGLHPHKEVVLFLTYSGVVAYHLDTSRMQYLGWWLVRNTHSNFNGIGAAFPYRPCYVDALPTTKLPSSFCVSYHRW; encoded by the coding sequence GACGTGCTCCTCCACATCCTCCGCGGCCTTCCCTGCCGTGCTCTCGCCGAGTCCCGGCGTGTCTGTCGTGCATGGCGCTCGATCGTCGACACCCACAAGCTCCTCCTTCCTCACTTTTTTCCTCGAGGCTCCTTCCCCGGCATCTTCACCAGGAACTATGGATCCAACAATGAATCCTCCTTCTTCGCCCCGCCAGTGCCGGCGCGTTCGGAGCACCTACTACGTGGAAGTCATGATGGACCTGTATTTCAATGTCCTCTGTTTCGGCATCACAAGTTCTCGATGCTCCACTACTGCAATGGCCTCCTTCTCCTTGAGAAGGATGGTAATTGTTACGTCTGTAACCCGGCGACAATAAGGTGCGCTGAATTGCCACCGCCAATGAAGGAGGGTCGGTGGTGGTACCACGAATTCATGTTCCTCGCCTTCGACCCGGCCGTATCTCCTCACTATGAGGTATTCCTCCTTCCAAGATATAGCGAAGAAAAGATCCAACCAAACAAGGAAGTGGAGCAAAAAGAGATGCATGTCCATGTGCGAGGGGTCGACGAGCAAGATAAGGTGGTTTCTGTATTGATGATCTCGTCACAAACCAATCAATGGGCGAGCCGGGAGTTTGTGCCAGGGCGTTGTGCCCCTGGGCCCCTCTATCACATGGTGACTGCGCCACACCCTAGGCATGTGCGGATATGGAAGTCAGTTGAGTACTGGCAGGGCTCGCTCTATGTACATTGCCAGAACAACATCGTTATGATCCTTCGCAACTTGAATGGGTTGTATGACATGGCTCAGCTGCCGGGAAAAGCCTACGATGACAAAGAATATCTAGGTCTTTCCGAGCTGCTCGACAGGTCCATCTTAGCCAGCTACGACGGAGGAGTTCGCTATGTGGCGCTCGACAAGTTCCAACTACATGTATGGAGATTAACAGAATCAGCCGCTGGCCAGATTGGGTGGATGCTAGAACATGTGGCTGACCTTACTCCTTATAATCATAAAGTACAACAGTTCATGGAGCCTAGAGTGTCGTGGGAGGCGGTCGAAAGCAACAAAGCCTTACTTAGCTTGTTCGAACAATGTAACTTGAAGGAATTCGTAGATGACGAGGAGGATGACCAGAGTGACACTATTGATAATAGTGATAGCGGCACTACTGACAATAGTGATAGGGACACTAAAGATGATGAAGAAGGAATACATGAGGCAGATGGATTTGATGGCACAACAGATGATGGTGACAGTCATGGTAGTAGTGATGATGCATGCGAACATGAAGATGAAGATggggatgaagatgaagatgaagaaggagaATTCAAAAGTGAAGATGGTCTAAAAAACTCTTGGGACTCAGATGAGGACAACTTCATTGACCTGGATGAAAGTGTCGCACACCTCGGGGACAAGGAGTATGGGCGTTACAGAATTATAGGACTACATCCACATAAGGAAGTGGTGCTCTTCCTAACCTATAGCGGCGTCGTGGCATATCATCTTGACACCTCGAGGATGCAATATTTAGGATGGTGGCTTGTGAGAAACACACATTCAAATTTTAATGGCATTGGCGCTGCGTTCCCTTACCGCCCATGCTATGTCGACGCACTTCCGACGACTAAACTACCCTCCAGTTTTTGTGTATCATATCATCGTTGGTGA